A genomic region of Streptomyces sp. NBC_00237 contains the following coding sequences:
- a CDS encoding protein kinase: MEALTNSDPSRIGPYRLLSKLGAGGMGQVYLARSEGGRTVAVKLVRAELAVEPEFRRRFAQEVEAARRVGGEWTAPVLDADTEAKEPWVATGYVPGPTLHEAVARNGRALPESSVRVLANRLAQGLGAIHGAGLIHRDLKPGNVLVTIDGPLVIDFGIARALDAVSGTGKLTRTGAVVGSPGFMSPEQVRGESLTAASDVFCLGSVLAFAATARAPFGGGESGMHGVMFRIAQEEPDLAGLPEGLSSLVRDCLAKEPGARPTPAEVAERTADAVPDSGESEPWLPAGLIAHLGRHAAQLLDAETPAAMAQPPMPVGPPTPLPGAVGFGAAAPVPPMPMGAPTPVPGSVGPVPAMPAGPPTPLPGGQAGGVPGSGAPSEAAAPPLEGAGEAEQAENAALPTPPPGFGPVPTPTTPSASAPPPGFGPPPGAGYGGTPPGGTTPLGGYGSTPPGGATPPPGFGPVAGGGAPGTPSTSSTPGAPGAPKPRKPRRGLIVAVSVVAVLALGGGGTLVAVNAFKTKDEGKSNSKGQQGGGAAKATPKPTPPVAGGQGTDAVSPTAAPSATGAGSGTGSVAGAVPAGYLGIWQGEVKKSDGTVDALRRFTIKQGAEGEEVIDTVNSADKQLCEGVSTLISAGNLLEVDTKRVVKSLPEPDDCSPSGKQTLRLRPDGTIVWTDGDGTTTAVLRKVPPMAKEAVPAPLIATWKRTFKSEDGATHNTVLKISQGTYGEVVMKTTGDGDNYHCEWESSLVDVGTNGASTLRLAPSVVTASEPKEHCKSGDSSTELLELRGAQLIITQAGASSDTEPASYRRTG, from the coding sequence ATGGAAGCCCTCACCAACTCCGACCCGTCCCGCATCGGCCCGTACCGGCTGCTCAGCAAACTCGGCGCGGGAGGGATGGGGCAGGTGTACCTCGCCCGGTCCGAGGGCGGGCGGACGGTCGCCGTCAAGCTCGTACGGGCCGAACTGGCGGTGGAGCCGGAATTCCGGCGGCGGTTCGCCCAGGAGGTCGAGGCGGCGCGGCGGGTGGGCGGCGAGTGGACCGCTCCCGTGCTGGACGCGGACACCGAGGCGAAGGAGCCGTGGGTCGCCACGGGGTACGTTCCCGGGCCGACGCTGCACGAGGCCGTGGCGCGGAACGGGCGGGCGCTGCCCGAGAGTTCGGTGCGCGTGCTGGCGAACCGGCTGGCGCAGGGGCTGGGGGCGATCCACGGGGCCGGGCTCATCCACCGCGACCTGAAGCCGGGCAACGTCCTGGTCACCATCGACGGACCGCTCGTCATCGACTTCGGCATCGCGCGGGCGCTCGACGCGGTGTCGGGCACGGGCAAGCTCACGCGGACGGGCGCGGTCGTTGGATCCCCCGGGTTCATGTCGCCCGAGCAGGTGCGGGGGGAGTCGCTGACGGCGGCGAGCGACGTCTTCTGCCTGGGTTCGGTGCTGGCGTTCGCGGCGACGGCCCGGGCTCCCTTCGGGGGCGGCGAGAGCGGGATGCACGGGGTGATGTTCCGCATCGCGCAGGAGGAGCCGGATCTGGCGGGGCTGCCGGAGGGGTTGTCCTCTCTCGTACGGGACTGCCTGGCGAAGGAGCCGGGGGCGCGGCCGACCCCTGCGGAGGTGGCGGAGCGGACCGCTGACGCGGTGCCGGACTCCGGGGAGTCCGAGCCGTGGCTTCCGGCGGGGCTGATCGCCCACCTGGGTCGTCACGCGGCGCAGTTGCTGGACGCGGAGACTCCGGCGGCGATGGCGCAGCCGCCGATGCCGGTGGGCCCGCCGACTCCCTTGCCGGGGGCGGTGGGGTTCGGTGCGGCTGCCCCGGTGCCGCCCATGCCCATGGGGGCGCCGACGCCGGTGCCCGGGAGCGTGGGGCCCGTACCGGCGATGCCTGCGGGGCCGCCGACACCGTTGCCCGGAGGGCAGGCGGGTGGGGTCCCCGGGAGCGGGGCTCCTTCGGAGGCGGCAGCCCCGCCGCTCGAAGGGGCGGGGGAAGCGGAGCAGGCGGAGAATGCCGCGCTTCCCACGCCTCCGCCGGGGTTCGGGCCCGTGCCGACGCCGACCACGCCGTCGGCCTCCGCGCCGCCGCCGGGGTTCGGTCCGCCGCCCGGGGCCGGGTACGGCGGCACGCCCCCCGGAGGCACCACGCCGCTTGGTGGGTACGGGAGCACGCCGCCCGGTGGGGCCACGCCGCCGCCCGGGTTCGGGCCCGTCGCCGGGGGTGGCGCACCGGGTACACCCAGCACATCCAGCACACCTGGCGCGCCTGGCGCGCCCAAGCCCCGTAAGCCGCGCAGGGGTCTGATCGTCGCGGTCAGTGTCGTCGCCGTGCTCGCCCTCGGAGGCGGGGGCACGCTCGTCGCCGTGAACGCGTTCAAGACGAAGGACGAGGGCAAGAGCAACAGCAAGGGACAGCAGGGCGGCGGCGCGGCCAAGGCCACGCCCAAGCCGACCCCGCCCGTCGCGGGCGGACAGGGCACGGATGCGGTCTCCCCGACCGCCGCCCCCTCCGCCACCGGAGCCGGGAGCGGAACCGGGTCCGTCGCCGGGGCGGTTCCCGCCGGATACCTGGGCATCTGGCAGGGCGAGGTCAAGAAGTCCGACGGCACCGTGGACGCCCTGCGCCGCTTCACCATCAAACAGGGCGCCGAGGGCGAAGAGGTCATCGACACCGTCAACTCCGCCGACAAGCAGCTCTGCGAGGGCGTCTCCACGCTGATCTCGGCCGGGAACCTCCTGGAGGTCGACACCAAGCGCGTGGTGAAGTCCCTCCCCGAACCGGACGACTGCTCCCCTTCCGGCAAACAGACCCTGCGCCTGCGCCCCGACGGAACCATCGTCTGGACGGACGGCGACGGCACCACCACCGCTGTGCTCCGCAAGGTCCCGCCCATGGCGAAGGAAGCCGTACCGGCCCCGCTGATCGCCACCTGGAAGCGCACGTTCAAGAGCGAGGACGGCGCGACCCACAACACGGTGCTGAAGATCAGCCAGGGCACCTACGGCGAGGTCGTGATGAAGACGACCGGCGACGGCGACAACTACCACTGCGAGTGGGAGAGTTCCCTGGTCGACGTGGGCACGAACGGCGCTAGCACGCTGCGCCTCGCCCCCAGCGTGGTCACCGCGAGCGAGCCGAAGGAGCACTGCAAGAGCGGCGACTCCAGCACCGAACTCCTCGAACTGCGCGGCGCGCAGCTGATCATCACCCAGGCCGGCGCGAGCAGCGACACCGAACCCGCCTCGTACCGTCGCACGGGCTGA
- a CDS encoding DJ-1/PfpI family protein, with product MSRKTVHLAVYDAYADWESGHITAELADQGYEIKTVALTPDPVTTKGGLRVLPDLTLADVRPEDSAVLILTGGELWDEGDDLAPFAAAARAFLGAGVPVAAICGATAGLAREGLLDDRPHTSNVSFYLDATGYKGSAHYVDTDALTDGDLITANSTQPEAFAREILRRLDVFPPEKLDAWYRLFHDSDPTAFEILAS from the coding sequence ATGTCCCGCAAGACCGTGCACCTCGCCGTCTATGACGCCTACGCCGACTGGGAGTCCGGCCACATCACCGCCGAACTCGCCGACCAGGGGTACGAGATCAAGACCGTCGCCCTCACCCCGGATCCCGTCACCACCAAGGGTGGCCTGCGCGTCCTCCCCGACCTCACCCTCGCGGACGTACGGCCCGAGGACAGTGCGGTCCTCATCCTCACCGGCGGTGAACTCTGGGACGAGGGCGATGATTTGGCGCCCTTCGCCGCAGCCGCCCGCGCCTTCCTCGGCGCCGGTGTGCCCGTCGCCGCCATCTGCGGGGCGACCGCCGGGCTGGCCCGCGAGGGCCTCCTCGACGACCGGCCGCACACCAGCAACGTGTCCTTCTACCTCGACGCCACCGGATACAAGGGCTCCGCCCACTACGTCGACACCGACGCCCTCACCGACGGCGACCTGATCACCGCCAACAGCACCCAGCCCGAGGCGTTCGCCCGCGAGATCCTGCGTCGCCTGGACGTGTTCCCGCCGGAGAAGCTGGACGCGTGGTACCGGCTGTTCCACGACTCCGACCCGACCGCGTTCGAGATCCTGGCCTCATGA
- a CDS encoding MarR family winged helix-turn-helix transcriptional regulator: MTDPAFIPEASEAPESPTQQLLTRTALGVFHLNGQFIAVSDRMAREVGLTASWWQVLGAVNRTPAPVASIARTMGITRQSVQRIADLMVERGLAEYADNPAHRRAKLLRATPDGADAIRRLDPAHAELADRLRRELGESAFLETVRTLERLSEAMRTVTER, from the coding sequence ATGACGGACCCCGCCTTCATCCCTGAAGCATCCGAAGCGCCTGAATCGCCCACCCAGCAGCTCCTCACCCGGACCGCGCTCGGGGTGTTCCACCTCAACGGCCAGTTCATCGCCGTCTCCGACAGGATGGCCCGCGAGGTGGGCCTCACCGCCTCCTGGTGGCAGGTCCTGGGCGCGGTCAACCGCACCCCGGCCCCGGTCGCCTCGATCGCCCGCACCATGGGCATCACCCGCCAGAGCGTGCAGCGCATCGCGGACCTGATGGTCGAGCGGGGGCTCGCGGAGTACGCCGACAACCCGGCCCACCGCCGCGCCAAGCTCCTCCGCGCGACGCCCGACGGGGCGGACGCCATCCGCCGGCTCGATCCGGCCCACGCGGAGTTGGCCGACAGGCTCCGCCGCGAACTCGGCGAGAGCGCCTTCCTGGAGACCGTACGCACCCTCGAACGCCTCTCCGAAGCCATGCGGACGGTGACGGAACGGTAG
- a CDS encoding DUF5937 family protein, whose product MLELEFAVADVARTRFAVSPLWEAVASVRVVRDAAAHQVHLPWVRQVRDRLDGARAGWRMLSDLAGSGTGCVLPSFLSPPPCVPLPGLDLELAALRAVPAEAVRRDLAELPRTATTEMLRSDPHRGLIELADAVEVYWDLALAPYWPRVRTLLEADIAYRARRLAEGGASRLFDDLDPLITWSGERLRVGRRHDTRTRSLGGQGLLLMPSAFAWPHVISKVSPDWQPAVRYPPRGVGTLWECRGAAAPEALAALIGRSRALVLAALESPTSTTALAERTGLSGGGVSQHLSVLKSAGLVEPYRTGRFVLYARTATAETLLAGLAGSV is encoded by the coding sequence GTGCTGGAGCTGGAGTTCGCCGTCGCGGATGTCGCGCGTACGAGATTCGCGGTGTCCCCGCTGTGGGAGGCGGTGGCGAGCGTCCGGGTCGTCCGGGACGCCGCGGCGCACCAGGTCCACCTGCCGTGGGTGAGGCAGGTGCGCGACCGGCTGGACGGGGCGCGGGCGGGCTGGCGGATGCTGTCCGACCTGGCCGGTTCCGGAACGGGGTGTGTGCTGCCCTCGTTCCTGAGCCCGCCGCCCTGTGTCCCGCTGCCCGGGCTGGACCTGGAGCTGGCCGCTCTGCGCGCCGTACCGGCCGAGGCTGTCCGCCGCGACCTGGCGGAACTGCCGCGGACCGCGACGACGGAGATGCTGCGGAGTGACCCGCACCGTGGACTCATCGAGCTGGCGGACGCCGTCGAGGTGTACTGGGACCTGGCCCTCGCGCCGTACTGGCCCCGGGTGCGGACCCTGCTCGAAGCCGACATCGCCTACCGGGCCCGGCGGTTGGCGGAGGGCGGTGCCAGTCGGCTGTTCGACGATCTGGACCCGCTGATCACCTGGTCGGGGGAGAGGCTGCGGGTGGGGCGCCGCCACGACACCCGTACCCGGTCGCTGGGCGGGCAGGGGCTGTTGCTGATGCCGTCGGCCTTCGCGTGGCCGCACGTGATCTCCAAGGTCTCCCCGGACTGGCAGCCGGCCGTACGGTATCCACCGCGCGGGGTGGGCACGCTGTGGGAGTGCCGGGGCGCGGCGGCGCCCGAGGCGCTGGCCGCGCTGATCGGCCGTTCCCGGGCCCTGGTCCTGGCGGCACTGGAGTCGCCGACCTCCACCACCGCGCTGGCCGAGCGCACCGGCCTGTCCGGGGGCGGGGTGTCCCAGCACCTGAGCGTGCTGAAGTCCGCCGGCCTGGTCGAGCCGTACCGGACGGGCCGCTTCGTTCTCTACGCCCGCACGGCCACCGCGGAGACCCTGCTGGCGGGACTCGCGGGCAGCGTGTGA
- a CDS encoding DUF397 domain-containing protein — MSKTPRWFKSSYSSSAGGECIEVAYDWHKSSYSDDGGGQCVEVSACSRTVHVRDSKLGDGSPILTVSSASWDAFLPAAEAR, encoded by the coding sequence ATGAGCAAGACCCCCCGGTGGTTCAAGTCGAGCTACAGCAGCAGCGCTGGCGGCGAGTGCATCGAAGTGGCCTACGACTGGCACAAGTCCTCGTACAGCGACGACGGCGGCGGCCAGTGCGTCGAGGTCTCCGCCTGCTCGCGCACCGTCCACGTGCGCGACTCCAAGCTGGGCGATGGAAGCCCCATCCTCACTGTTTCCAGCGCCAGTTGGGACGCGTTCCTGCCCGCCGCCGAGGCGCGCTGA
- a CDS encoding helix-turn-helix transcriptional regulator, producing MARTENKETAGPAARLVARMVLTIRKQRGWSQERLGQELGFTGAAVSAMETCAQPPSDQMLVRLEEVLGEGSGFFEESRKAVRREKFPPLFQDFADLEARAATLFLYSMQTVHGLFQTEAYARALIGGGFPQLSEPRVEELVQARLERRSLLDREPTALIELVIEEAVLTRAIGSTEIMRDQLLHLAACARRRNVTLQVLAQDCGLYGENAGDRGNLTVIETLSNDRLVYLEVQDESILIEDPVKVSLYFQRYAKIRSQAMGPRESLGLIEQLAGEQR from the coding sequence ATGGCGCGTACGGAGAACAAGGAAACGGCAGGTCCGGCGGCACGACTGGTAGCACGGATGGTCCTGACCATCCGGAAACAGAGGGGCTGGTCGCAGGAACGGCTCGGGCAGGAGCTGGGATTCACCGGGGCGGCGGTGAGCGCGATGGAAACGTGTGCGCAGCCGCCGAGTGATCAGATGCTGGTGCGGCTGGAGGAGGTACTCGGGGAGGGATCGGGCTTCTTCGAGGAGTCTCGGAAGGCGGTGCGGAGGGAGAAGTTCCCACCGCTCTTCCAGGACTTCGCGGACTTGGAGGCACGGGCGGCGACACTGTTCCTCTACTCGATGCAGACTGTCCATGGCCTCTTCCAGACGGAGGCGTACGCGCGGGCTCTGATCGGCGGCGGCTTCCCACAGCTCTCCGAGCCGCGAGTGGAAGAACTGGTCCAAGCCCGCCTGGAGCGCCGGTCTCTTTTGGACCGGGAACCTACGGCCCTCATCGAGCTGGTCATCGAGGAAGCCGTACTGACCCGCGCCATCGGAAGTACTGAGATCATGCGCGATCAACTGCTACATCTCGCCGCCTGCGCCCGAAGGCGCAATGTCACGCTCCAAGTACTCGCGCAAGACTGCGGCCTGTACGGGGAGAACGCAGGGGACCGTGGAAACCTGACCGTCATCGAGACACTCAGCAACGATCGCCTTGTATACCTGGAAGTTCAGGACGAGAGCATCCTGATCGAGGACCCCGTAAAGGTGAGCCTCTACTTCCAGCGGTATGCGAAGATCCGGTCACAGGCCATGGGCCCTCGTGAATCGCTGGGCCTCATCGAGCAGTTGGCGGGAGAGCAGAGATGA
- a CDS encoding lipase family protein, giving the protein MHRTAPGKLAAAVLTVLAVTAVPMTATASAAPNSAAPQAASSSSAAADPFYAYDGEKPLASYAPGDVLKTRTLKYHVFGIATPVKATQLLFRTVDAQGRPSAGVTSVVRSPNGDTTKAVSYQSFYDSLDPEHGPSRAIAGDVSLGGAIANGESLLMAPLLLAGYNVVIPDTEGQTADFAAGPEYGTNTLDSIRAASRAPETGLNSATRFGLAGYSGGAIATHWAAVLAPTYAPDVNRRLVGYAEGGLLVNPSHNLKYIGGSAIWAGVAPMAVIGAARAYDIDFTPYLNSYGLQVFKKLEKASIANALGQYPGLTWQKMVKPQYENPNSVAPFLEAVNKLNLGSAATPQIPGYIAQGNGGVFEGTLSNHPGIGRGDGVMVSGDVRALARQYCAKGDVAVKYQQFELLSHLGAAVPWAPTALGWLNDRFAGKKAPSDCGRIPAGNSLDPEVPTGS; this is encoded by the coding sequence ATGCACCGCACCGCACCGGGCAAGCTGGCCGCCGCCGTCCTCACCGTCCTGGCCGTCACCGCCGTCCCCATGACCGCCACCGCGTCGGCCGCCCCCAACTCCGCCGCCCCGCAGGCTGCTTCCTCCTCTTCCGCCGCCGCGGATCCCTTCTACGCGTACGACGGCGAGAAGCCGCTCGCCTCGTACGCGCCGGGTGACGTGCTGAAGACGCGGACGCTGAAGTACCACGTCTTCGGCATCGCGACGCCGGTCAAGGCGACCCAGCTGCTCTTCCGTACGGTCGACGCCCAGGGGCGGCCGTCCGCCGGGGTGACCTCGGTGGTGCGCAGCCCGAACGGCGACACCACCAAGGCGGTGTCGTACCAGTCCTTCTACGACTCCCTCGACCCCGAGCACGGCCCCTCCCGCGCCATCGCCGGTGACGTCTCCCTCGGCGGAGCCATCGCCAACGGCGAGTCGCTCCTCATGGCTCCGCTGCTGCTGGCGGGCTACAACGTCGTCATCCCGGACACCGAGGGCCAGACCGCCGACTTCGCGGCCGGACCGGAGTACGGGACGAACACCCTCGACTCGATCCGGGCCGCGAGCAGGGCCCCGGAGACCGGGCTGAACTCCGCCACCCGGTTCGGGCTCGCCGGGTACTCGGGCGGGGCCATCGCCACCCACTGGGCCGCCGTCCTCGCGCCGACCTACGCACCGGACGTCAACAGGAGACTGGTCGGGTACGCCGAGGGCGGGCTCCTGGTGAACCCCTCCCACAACCTCAAGTACATCGGCGGCAGCGCGATCTGGGCGGGCGTCGCACCGATGGCCGTGATCGGGGCGGCCCGCGCGTACGACATCGACTTCACCCCGTACCTGAACAGCTACGGCCTCCAGGTCTTCAAGAAGCTCGAGAAGGCGTCGATCGCCAACGCGCTGGGCCAGTACCCCGGGCTGACCTGGCAGAAGATGGTCAAGCCGCAGTACGAGAACCCCAACTCGGTGGCCCCCTTCCTGGAGGCCGTGAACAAGCTCAACCTCGGCTCGGCCGCGACCCCGCAGATCCCCGGCTACATCGCCCAGGGCAACGGGGGCGTCTTCGAGGGCACCCTCAGCAACCACCCGGGCATCGGGCGGGGCGACGGCGTCATGGTCTCCGGCGACGTGCGGGCGCTGGCGCGGCAGTACTGCGCCAAGGGCGATGTGGCGGTCAAGTACCAGCAGTTCGAGCTGCTGAGCCACCTCGGGGCCGCCGTGCCGTGGGCGCCCACCGCCCTGGGCTGGCTGAACGACCGCTTCGCGGGCAAGAAGGCCCCGTCGGACTGCGGCCGCATCCCGGCGGGCAACTCGCTGGACCCCGAGGTCCCGACGGGGTCATGA
- a CDS encoding MFS transporter, with amino-acid sequence MHSPWRNPDFRRLFAAAAISQTGTQVGYVAIPLVAVVALDAGPGQAGVLATLSTVAFLLIGLPAGAWVDRLRHRSLMVTADLVRAGTLLTVPLAWAADLLTLWQLYAVVLVNGCATVFFDVASQSVLPRVVGREGLLDANAAMTSLQAAGNAGGRAVGGGLVQLAGAPVAVAVNAVSHLASALFLRGTRMSDAPPKRGQTRPRVCEGLRHVLGTPGLRPLVLGGTFINFGNQMINTVLPVIFVDELGLTASALGLYWAAGGVGIFVGSRLARPVSRRFGIGRTLGAAGLVVAPAGLLVPLLDRGPWLWIAGIGWVLTCVKVGLDNVLGVSLRQRLTPEHLLGRMNATFRFMLMGALALGSAAAGLIGELAGARAAMWVGAGFLAIVWVPAVLSPLRSLRDLPEEIHAGPDGTSRTPAGAGAGTEAGAGAGTRAGRGPVPGAPDAGPGPRVAS; translated from the coding sequence ATGCACTCCCCTTGGCGGAACCCCGACTTCCGCAGACTCTTCGCCGCGGCTGCGATCAGCCAGACCGGCACCCAGGTCGGCTACGTCGCGATCCCTCTTGTCGCGGTCGTCGCACTCGACGCCGGACCAGGACAGGCCGGTGTACTGGCCACCCTCAGTACGGTGGCCTTCCTGCTGATAGGTCTGCCCGCCGGGGCGTGGGTCGACCGGCTGCGCCACCGCAGCCTGATGGTCACGGCGGATCTCGTACGGGCCGGGACGCTTCTGACGGTTCCCCTCGCCTGGGCGGCGGACCTGCTGACGCTGTGGCAGTTGTACGCCGTCGTCCTGGTCAACGGCTGCGCCACCGTGTTCTTCGACGTCGCCTCACAGAGCGTCCTGCCGCGCGTGGTGGGCCGCGAAGGACTGCTCGACGCCAACGCCGCGATGACGAGTCTCCAGGCGGCGGGCAATGCGGGCGGCCGAGCTGTGGGCGGCGGGCTGGTCCAGCTCGCCGGGGCGCCCGTCGCCGTCGCGGTCAACGCCGTCAGCCATCTGGCGTCGGCCCTGTTCCTGCGCGGGACCCGGATGTCCGACGCCCCGCCGAAGCGCGGGCAGACCCGGCCGAGGGTCTGCGAGGGCCTGCGCCATGTCCTCGGGACGCCGGGGCTGCGGCCCCTGGTCCTGGGCGGAACGTTCATCAACTTCGGGAACCAGATGATCAATACCGTGCTCCCGGTGATCTTCGTCGACGAGCTCGGCCTGACCGCGTCCGCGTTGGGGCTGTACTGGGCCGCCGGCGGCGTCGGGATCTTCGTGGGTTCCCGGCTGGCCCGGCCGGTGTCGCGCCGGTTCGGCATCGGCCGCACCCTGGGTGCCGCCGGACTGGTCGTCGCCCCGGCCGGACTGCTCGTCCCGCTTCTCGACCGGGGGCCGTGGCTGTGGATCGCGGGCATCGGCTGGGTGCTGACCTGCGTCAAGGTCGGCCTCGACAACGTGCTCGGGGTGAGCCTGCGCCAGCGGCTGACCCCCGAACACCTCCTCGGCCGGATGAACGCCACCTTCCGGTTCATGCTCATGGGTGCCCTGGCCCTCGGGTCGGCGGCGGCCGGCCTCATCGGCGAGCTCGCCGGGGCGCGGGCGGCGATGTGGGTCGGCGCGGGCTTCCTCGCGATCGTCTGGGTCCCGGCGGTGCTCTCCCCCCTCAGGTCACTGCGCGACCTGCCCGAGGAGATCCACGCGGGGCCGGACGGCACGTCGCGGACACCGGCCGGGGCCGGAGCCGGGACGGAGGCCGGGGCGGGGGCGGGGACGAGGGCGGGCCGGGGCCCCGTGCCGGGCGCACCCGATGCGGGACCCGGCCCCCGGGTCGCCTCATGA
- a CDS encoding serine/threonine-protein kinase, with protein sequence MEALRAEDPAYVGQFRLLARLGAGGMGRVYLARSGGGRTVAVKLVQPELARQPAFRERFAREVAAARRAGGEWTADVIDADTDAEVPWVATSYIPGPSLRDAVGREFGPLPVDTVRVLAHGLAQALEAIHAGGLVHRDLKPSNVLLAVQGPRIIDFGIARALDPVTGEGVLTLTGTGELLGSPGFMSPEQVRGERVGTASDIFCLGSLLAYAASGVQPFGDGASGAHAVMFKIANDEPELPGPDDLPGDLAGLVRACLRKDPAARPSAASIAAHLSAPPGPWLPAGVLALIGERNAELLDFELEASARGGEPGGGAEPGGGGTFAREVAGAATQGPGGAAPSTGGTDKTGGTGTGAAPGRPRRRHRAVIAVCTVLALAAGGAYAAYEARDRDEKSAKPGGGTGKPVAPPPTPTPSGGTTQGAGIVPAGFLGAWEGVVRGTHDNPSETRRVEIGQGRTGEKAGTYVMVGPDRLCMGRSVLVKASDDAVVLGESNVTASVPAKRCKPSARQTLTLRSADLLEWKSGSETATLKRAKAGAEAVPARFVGEWKNAPSKHRTPEEQDRYQTNMTVTQGPVGAPLVRIDESYPRTGDEGQPVEGDVRCIRTATVGGVGNLVIVGPALLNPDESDAQCVTDLTSRSLHIIRWEGKEMLQDYSMGTDSEPGEYVRYR encoded by the coding sequence GTGGAAGCGTTGAGAGCCGAAGACCCCGCCTACGTGGGACAGTTCCGACTGCTCGCCCGCCTCGGGGCCGGTGGCATGGGTCGCGTGTACCTCGCGCGGTCCGGCGGGGGGCGTACCGTCGCCGTCAAGCTCGTACAGCCGGAGCTGGCGCGGCAGCCCGCGTTCCGGGAGCGGTTCGCCAGGGAAGTGGCGGCGGCCCGGCGCGCGGGCGGGGAGTGGACGGCCGACGTCATCGACGCCGACACGGACGCCGAGGTGCCGTGGGTGGCGACCTCGTACATCCCGGGGCCGTCGCTGCGGGACGCCGTGGGGCGGGAGTTCGGGCCGCTGCCCGTCGACACCGTACGCGTGCTGGCGCACGGTCTCGCGCAGGCGCTGGAGGCCATCCACGCGGGCGGTCTCGTGCACCGGGACCTCAAGCCGTCCAACGTGCTGCTGGCCGTGCAGGGGCCCAGGATCATCGACTTCGGGATCGCGCGGGCGCTCGACCCCGTCACCGGCGAGGGCGTGCTGACCCTCACCGGGACCGGTGAGCTGCTCGGGTCGCCCGGTTTCATGTCGCCGGAGCAGGTGCGCGGGGAGCGGGTCGGGACGGCGTCCGACATCTTCTGCCTGGGGTCGCTGCTCGCGTACGCGGCGAGCGGGGTGCAGCCCTTCGGGGACGGCGCGAGCGGCGCGCACGCGGTGATGTTCAAGATCGCGAACGACGAGCCGGAGCTGCCGGGCCCTGACGATCTCCCCGGCGACCTGGCCGGTCTCGTACGGGCCTGCCTGCGCAAGGACCCGGCGGCCAGGCCATCCGCCGCGTCGATCGCCGCCCACCTGTCGGCCCCGCCGGGTCCCTGGCTGCCCGCCGGAGTGCTGGCCCTGATCGGTGAGCGCAACGCCGAACTCCTCGACTTCGAGCTCGAAGCGAGCGCGCGGGGCGGGGAGCCGGGCGGGGGCGCGGAGCCGGGCGGGGGCGGCACCTTCGCGCGGGAGGTCGCGGGGGCGGCCACGCAGGGGCCCGGGGGCGCCGCCCCGTCGACCGGTGGGACCGACAAAACCGGCGGCACCGGCACCGGGGCCGCTCCCGGACGTCCCCGTCGACGGCACCGCGCCGTCATCGCCGTCTGTACGGTGCTGGCCCTGGCGGCGGGCGGCGCGTACGCCGCGTACGAGGCGAGGGACCGGGACGAGAAGTCGGCGAAACCCGGGGGCGGCACCGGGAAGCCCGTCGCTCCCCCGCCCACGCCCACCCCCAGCGGCGGCACCACGCAGGGCGCCGGGATCGTGCCCGCCGGGTTCCTCGGCGCATGGGAGGGCGTCGTACGGGGGACGCACGACAACCCGAGCGAGACGCGGCGCGTCGAGATCGGCCAGGGACGGACCGGGGAGAAGGCCGGGACGTACGTCATGGTCGGCCCGGACCGGCTCTGCATGGGGCGGTCGGTGCTGGTGAAGGCGAGCGACGACGCGGTGGTGCTCGGCGAGAGCAACGTGACCGCGAGCGTGCCCGCGAAACGGTGCAAGCCCTCCGCCCGCCAGACCCTGACCCTGCGTTCGGCCGATCTGCTGGAGTGGAAGTCGGGGTCGGAGACGGCCACGCTGAAGCGGGCGAAGGCGGGCGCGGAGGCCGTTCCGGCACGCTTCGTCGGGGAGTGGAAGAACGCCCCGTCCAAGCACCGGACGCCCGAGGAGCAGGACAGGTACCAGACGAACATGACCGTCACGCAGGGACCGGTGGGGGCTCCTCTCGTACGGATCGACGAGTCCTACCCCCGGACGGGCGACGAGGGGCAGCCAGTGGAGGGGGACGTGCGCTGCATCCGGACGGCGACGGTCGGCGGCGTCGGGAACCTGGTGATCGTCGGGCCTGCCCTGCTCAACCCGGACGAGTCCGACGCGCAGTGCGTCACCGACCTGACGTCGCGGAGCCTGCACATCATCCGTTGGGAGGGCAAGGAGATGTTGCAGGACTACTCGATGGGGACCGACAGCGAGCCCGGGGAGTACGTGCGCTACCGATGA